The Sphaerospermopsis torques-reginae ITEP-024 genome has a window encoding:
- a CDS encoding retropepsin-like aspartic protease family protein, whose amino-acid sequence MLESFLSRAALIFFSGSLAVLNVACSDNKQTTGVGDSQPSIPVGNLAAIQPPMKQPASLSAKPKPKVEQSTQTSPLELALDKATGAVNISKSAQSPDDWHLVASRFEDAIALLKQVRRDSPNFPFAQRKIAEYQGQIKLAKQKANPSRLTSPVASDQQVVVAVPQPKPKIQRYSTPTPVAKVQPLPPPDPIFPAAETTVHTNLVFIAPIKRRVGGTPIVEVTFNGRQRFEMIVDTGASGSVITQDVAQALGVVPVAIAKANTVSAKGVEFPVGYLDSMEVGGVKVSQVAVAIAGEELETGLLGHDFFGNYDVTIKRNVVEFRPQHHSEESNSSEIQLTVPTFSRDYRFVEFP is encoded by the coding sequence ATGCTTGAGTCTTTTTTATCCCGCGCAGCCCTAATTTTTTTTTCCGGTAGTCTGGCGGTTTTGAATGTTGCCTGTAGTGACAACAAACAGACAACGGGGGTTGGTGATAGTCAGCCATCTATACCTGTTGGTAATTTGGCAGCGATACAGCCGCCAATGAAGCAACCAGCTTCATTATCAGCCAAACCAAAACCAAAAGTAGAACAAAGTACACAAACCAGTCCTTTAGAATTGGCACTGGATAAAGCTACTGGTGCTGTGAATATCAGTAAATCTGCTCAGTCTCCAGATGATTGGCATTTGGTGGCGAGTAGGTTTGAGGATGCGATCGCTCTCTTGAAACAGGTGCGGCGAGACAGTCCTAATTTTCCTTTTGCTCAAAGAAAAATTGCTGAATACCAGGGTCAAATTAAATTAGCTAAACAAAAAGCTAACCCCAGTAGGTTAACATCTCCCGTAGCATCTGATCAACAGGTAGTTGTGGCTGTTCCTCAACCAAAACCCAAAATACAACGTTATTCAACTCCTACTCCTGTTGCCAAGGTACAACCTCTACCCCCTCCAGATCCGATTTTCCCGGCTGCGGAAACTACAGTCCACACTAATCTGGTGTTCATAGCACCAATTAAACGACGAGTTGGTGGCACTCCCATTGTGGAAGTTACCTTTAATGGTAGGCAGCGTTTTGAGATGATTGTGGATACTGGCGCTAGTGGTTCTGTAATTACTCAAGATGTCGCTCAGGCTTTAGGTGTTGTGCCTGTGGCTATTGCTAAAGCTAATACTGTGAGTGCTAAGGGTGTGGAGTTTCCAGTTGGCTATCTCGATTCTATGGAAGTGGGTGGGGTAAAGGTTAGTCAAGTTGCTGTGGCGATCGCTGGTGAAGAACTGGAAACGGGATTGTTAGGACATGACTTTTTTGGTAATTATGACGTTACCATCAAACGTAATGTTGTAGAATTTCGTCCCCAACACCACTCAGAAGAATCTAATTCTTCAGAAATTCA
- the carA gene encoding glutamine-hydrolyzing carbamoyl-phosphate synthase small subunit, translating into MSLSDAIPALLVLADGTAYRGWSFGAMGTTVGEVVFNTGMTGYQEVLTDPSYTGQIVIFTYPELGNTGVNAEDEESTKPHVKGAIARNICQKPSNWRSTQSLPDYLKQYQIPGIFGIDTRALTRKIRMYGAMNGGISTSILDETELLELVQAAPNMAGLNLVREVTTPEVYEWSETTTEVWEFNPESVAKIEETFTVVALDFGVKRNILRRLASYGCRVIVVPANTPAAEILKYNPDGIFLSNGPGDPAAVTEGISTVKALLESQKPMFGICMGHQILGHALGAETFKLKFGHRGLNQPAGLQQRVEITSQNHSFAIDPDSLPSALVEVSHLNLNDRTVAGVRHKSLPVFSVQYHPEASPGPHDADYLFEQFVLEMQTARQTAIA; encoded by the coding sequence ATGTCTTTATCTGATGCAATACCCGCTTTACTTGTCTTAGCAGATGGAACAGCTTATCGTGGTTGGTCCTTCGGCGCTATGGGAACCACTGTCGGCGAAGTGGTGTTTAACACTGGCATGACTGGATATCAAGAAGTATTAACCGATCCTAGTTATACAGGTCAAATTGTTATTTTTACATATCCCGAATTAGGAAATACAGGGGTTAATGCCGAAGATGAGGAATCAACAAAACCTCATGTCAAAGGTGCGATCGCTCGCAATATCTGTCAAAAGCCAAGTAACTGGCGCTCTACCCAATCTTTACCAGACTACCTGAAACAATACCAAATCCCCGGTATTTTCGGTATCGACACCCGCGCCCTCACCCGCAAAATTCGGATGTATGGCGCGATGAATGGTGGTATCTCTACATCAATTCTGGATGAAACTGAATTATTAGAACTGGTGCAAGCTGCTCCCAACATGGCAGGATTAAATCTGGTGCGGGAAGTCACCACCCCAGAAGTTTATGAATGGTCCGAAACTACTACAGAAGTTTGGGAATTTAACCCAGAATCCGTAGCTAAGATTGAGGAAACGTTCACAGTCGTTGCTTTAGACTTTGGCGTAAAACGCAATATCTTGCGGCGGTTGGCTAGTTATGGCTGTCGCGTGATTGTTGTTCCAGCCAATACACCCGCAGCGGAAATCCTCAAATATAATCCAGATGGGATTTTCCTCTCCAACGGACCCGGTGATCCAGCAGCAGTGACAGAAGGCATTAGCACCGTTAAAGCACTGCTAGAAAGTCAAAAGCCCATGTTTGGTATTTGTATGGGACACCAAATTTTGGGTCATGCTTTGGGTGCAGAAACCTTTAAACTAAAATTTGGGCATCGTGGTTTAAATCAACCTGCGGGTTTACAACAACGGGTAGAAATCACCAGCCAAAACCACAGTTTTGCTATTGATCCGGATTCATTACCATCAGCATTGGTAGAGGTTAGTCATCTGAACTTAAATGATCGCACTGTTGCAGGGGTACGTCACAAGTCTCTACCTGTATTTTCTGTACAGTATCACCCAGAGGCTAGTCCAGGACCCCACGATGCTGATTACTTATTTGAGCAATTTGTGCTAGAAATGCAAACAGCACGTCAAACAGCGATCGCTTAA
- a CDS encoding STAS domain-containing protein — protein sequence MNLTVSLRGTREVRDSCQLFRLTGLLDAFSEPTFRKVLSGKIDEGPKHIILDLSQIDFVDSSGLGALVQLAKQAQTAEGTFQIVTNARVTQTVKLVRLEKFLALQTTVDAALENIKSS from the coding sequence CTGAATCTAACCGTAAGCCTGAGAGGTACTCGCGAAGTCCGGGATAGCTGCCAGCTATTCCGCCTCACAGGTCTGTTAGATGCTTTTTCTGAACCTACATTTCGCAAGGTACTGTCTGGAAAGATTGATGAAGGTCCAAAGCACATAATTCTGGATCTCTCACAAATCGACTTTGTTGATAGCTCTGGTTTGGGTGCGCTGGTACAACTAGCCAAGCAAGCTCAAACCGCCGAAGGCACTTTCCAAATTGTCACCAATGCCCGCGTTACTCAAACGGTCAAGCTTGTTCGCTTAGAAAAGTTTCTCGCCCTACAAACTACAGTTGATGCGGCTCTAGAAAACATCAAGTCGTCTTGA
- a CDS encoding Mini-ribonuclease 3, translating to MNPQEEEAKNGGDETVMQYSSDIPALLVNTTQLPQPLSQAQVQQISPSALAYLGDAIYELYVRMFFLWPQQRPEIYHSLVVAQVRAETQALHLRSLTPHLTSKELEIVRRGRNAAAGRPKRLNPEIYQQATSLETLVGYLYLTDYPRLTELLQKLHLEK from the coding sequence GTGAATCCCCAGGAGGAAGAAGCAAAAAATGGAGGAGATGAAACTGTAATGCAGTATTCATCTGACATTCCAGCATTGTTGGTAAACACGACGCAATTACCCCAACCATTATCCCAGGCACAAGTACAACAAATTTCTCCTTCTGCCTTAGCTTACTTGGGGGATGCAATTTACGAACTATATGTTAGAATGTTTTTTCTGTGGCCACAGCAAAGGCCAGAAATTTACCATAGTTTGGTAGTAGCGCAGGTCAGAGCAGAAACACAAGCCCTACATTTGCGATCGCTGACTCCTCATTTAACGAGTAAAGAGTTAGAAATTGTCCGCCGAGGTCGTAATGCAGCCGCTGGCCGTCCCAAACGACTAAATCCCGAAATTTATCAACAGGCAACTAGTCTAGAAACTTTAGTTGGCTATCTATACCTCACCGATTACCCCCGTTTAACAGAATTGTTACAAAAACTCCATCTAGAGAAATAG
- the rlmB gene encoding 23S rRNA (guanosine(2251)-2'-O)-methyltransferase RlmB: protein MSNQPRKINHSGEPKRGQPIKIKGKRVIANPIRTQSNAEVKPISRKPRPSRQSSQPLPESKSTEDSDLIYGRHPVLSALENQRNLNRIWITARLRYDPRFHNLILQAKDNGTVIDEVEPKRLDQITHGANHQGIAAQIAPYAYMELDDLITQAKSVTDPVIVVADGITDPHNLGAIIRTAEAIGAQGLVIPQRRASGITSTVVKVSAGALENFSVARVINLSRALEQLKEAGFWIYGTAASGSEAVHTVKFSGPIVLVIGAEGEGLSMLTQRSCDVLVSIPLQGKTPSLNASVAAGMALYEIYRQRSLNTHYLDKLHTFSLKK, encoded by the coding sequence ATGTCTAACCAACCTAGAAAAATTAATCACTCTGGTGAACCAAAACGCGGACAACCTATAAAAATCAAGGGTAAACGCGTTATTGCTAATCCTATTCGTACTCAAAGCAACGCAGAAGTTAAACCCATATCTCGCAAACCGCGTCCATCTCGTCAATCTTCTCAACCCTTACCAGAGAGTAAATCCACAGAAGACAGTGATCTCATCTACGGTCGTCATCCGGTATTAAGCGCATTAGAAAATCAACGCAATCTCAACCGGATTTGGATTACTGCTCGTCTGCGTTATGATCCACGATTTCATAATTTAATTCTCCAAGCTAAGGATAATGGTACAGTAATTGATGAAGTTGAACCTAAGCGTTTAGACCAAATCACTCACGGAGCTAATCACCAAGGTATAGCAGCCCAAATTGCGCCTTATGCCTACATGGAATTAGATGATCTGATTACTCAAGCAAAATCAGTCACCGATCCAGTGATTGTTGTTGCTGATGGTATCACTGATCCTCACAATTTGGGGGCAATTATTCGCACAGCAGAAGCCATTGGCGCTCAAGGTTTAGTAATTCCTCAAAGAAGGGCTTCGGGAATCACCTCAACTGTGGTTAAGGTGTCCGCAGGTGCTTTAGAAAACTTTTCTGTCGCCAGAGTCATTAACCTCAGCCGCGCTTTGGAACAACTTAAAGAAGCTGGTTTTTGGATTTACGGAACAGCAGCCTCTGGTAGCGAAGCTGTACATACAGTAAAATTCAGTGGACCTATCGTTTTAGTAATTGGTGCTGAAGGTGAAGGTCTGAGTATGTTGACACAACGATCTTGTGATGTTTTAGTCTCAATTCCCTTACAGGGTAAGACTCCTAGCCTAAATGCCTCAGTGGCAGCAGGGATGGCGCTTTATGAAATTTATCGCCAACGGTCGTTAAATACCCACTATCTTGATAAATTACATACATTTTCTTTGAAAAAATAA
- a CDS encoding DUF1816 domain-containing protein, producing the protein MKTIWHNLKEGLISLSNGLGLAWWVEIVTQNPRCTYYFGPFLSSVEATSASKGYLEDLENEGAQGIIVNVKRCKPYVLTIAEDLGERIDRKVKPAFSGQV; encoded by the coding sequence ATGAAAACTATTTGGCATAACCTTAAGGAAGGGCTGATTAGCTTATCTAACGGTCTAGGCTTGGCTTGGTGGGTTGAAATTGTCACCCAGAATCCACGTTGCACCTACTACTTTGGTCCATTTTTAAGCTCGGTGGAAGCGACATCTGCCAGTAAGGGCTATCTAGAAGATTTAGAAAACGAAGGAGCGCAAGGAATTATAGTCAATGTCAAGCGTTGTAAACCTTATGTTTTAACCATTGCTGAAGACCTGGGGGAAAGGATTGACCGTAAAGTAAAGCCTGCCTTTAGCGGTCAAGTGTAA
- a CDS encoding alpha/beta fold hydrolase, which translates to MNYKLPLNVYIQGQGFPILALHGHPGSGRSLSVFTHHLSKRFQTIAPDLRGYGKSRCNSNFAMKDHLDDLEALLDRFQIEKCLVLGWSLGGILAMELALRLPQRVTGLILIATSARPWGNHPPISWEDNLYTGVAGILNYIKPGWSWNIETFGKRSLFRYLIQQHTPTAYGYIAKEAVQAYLKTSSYATRALYSAIKAGYNRLPDLEKIQCSSLVLAGSEDRHITADSSLETATHLKNSHWQCYPNTAHLFPWEIPQQLLWDVDTWLEAHPQVIDNW; encoded by the coding sequence ATGAATTATAAATTACCTCTTAACGTTTACATCCAAGGCCAGGGATTTCCCATACTCGCTTTACACGGTCATCCTGGTTCTGGCCGTAGTCTTTCTGTTTTTACTCATCATTTATCAAAACGTTTTCAAACCATTGCCCCAGATTTGCGCGGTTACGGTAAAAGCCGCTGCAATAGCAATTTTGCCATGAAAGACCATTTGGACGATTTAGAAGCTCTCCTAGACCGTTTTCAGATAGAAAAATGCCTGGTATTGGGATGGTCACTGGGTGGTATTTTAGCTATGGAATTAGCATTGCGTTTACCACAGCGAGTCACAGGACTGATTTTAATCGCCACCTCAGCTAGACCTTGGGGCAATCATCCGCCTATTTCTTGGGAGGATAATCTTTATACTGGTGTAGCGGGAATATTAAACTATATTAAACCTGGTTGGTCTTGGAATATTGAAACTTTTGGCAAGCGATCGCTCTTTCGCTATTTAATCCAACAGCATACACCCACCGCTTACGGTTACATTGCCAAGGAAGCTGTACAAGCTTATTTAAAAACCTCTAGTTATGCTACTCGCGCTCTCTATAGCGCCATTAAAGCTGGATATAATCGACTTCCAGACTTGGAAAAAATACAATGTTCGAGTTTGGTACTCGCTGGCTCTGAAGACCGACACATTACCGCTGATTCTAGTTTAGAAACAGCAACACACCTTAAAAACTCTCATTGGCAATGTTACCCCAATACCGCCCACCTTTTCCCCTGGGAAATTCCCCAACAATTGCTATGGGATGTTGATACTTGGTTAGAAGCACATCCACAGGTAATTGATAATTGGTAA
- a CDS encoding DsbA family protein, giving the protein MIKIFHKLRILAITSLLFLTISWSLPAQADTKIDPKLEQQVLEIIRRNPKAIIESVQAYQEEQQQKVQQARQGFLQDLRTNTKAIIGDSPTTGSTQLKTVLIEFSDFECPYCAEANKTLKDLLAKYPEKFTLVYKHFPLVQIHDQALPAAKAAWAAYQQGKFWQYHDALFTNQKQLGESLYLDIAKNLNLDLAKFKRDRNLADKAIQQDLQMAYKLGLSGTPSFIINSQNLSGPVQLSEIESILERGD; this is encoded by the coding sequence ATGATTAAAATTTTTCACAAACTCCGCATTTTGGCAATTACCAGCTTATTATTTTTGACTATTAGCTGGTCACTTCCAGCCCAAGCTGACACGAAAATTGACCCCAAACTAGAACAGCAAGTATTAGAAATTATCCGTCGAAATCCCAAAGCAATTATCGAAAGTGTGCAAGCATATCAGGAAGAACAGCAACAAAAAGTTCAACAAGCAAGACAGGGATTTTTACAAGATTTAAGAACAAATACTAAAGCTATCATAGGCGATTCTCCCACCACAGGTTCGACTCAATTAAAAACGGTGTTAATTGAATTTTCTGATTTTGAATGTCCCTATTGTGCCGAAGCAAATAAAACTCTTAAAGATTTATTAGCAAAGTATCCTGAAAAATTCACCTTAGTTTATAAACATTTCCCTTTGGTGCAAATTCATGACCAAGCATTACCAGCAGCAAAAGCAGCTTGGGCAGCATATCAACAAGGTAAATTTTGGCAATATCATGATGCTTTGTTTACAAATCAAAAACAACTGGGAGAAAGTTTATATTTAGATATTGCGAAAAATCTCAATTTAGATTTAGCAAAATTTAAACGCGATCGCAATTTAGCAGATAAAGCAATTCAACAAGACCTACAAATGGCTTATAAATTGGGTCTTTCTGGTACACCTTCTTTTATTATTAATAGCCAGAATCTTTCTGGTCCAGTGCAGTTGTCAGAAATTGAAAGTATTTTGGAGAGAGGAGACTAG
- a CDS encoding DUF2887 domain-containing protein yields MHTDTIFYQIFLTFHTLLFELLGEPPENAEGYKFTSVEVKEKAFRFDGIFMPDSGEKPIYFVEVQFQPKPEFYWEFITEINIYINQYKPQQDWQAVALFAKRSLDVELLTNYQQELVNSGRIKRIYLDEIPSGSIGMGLIELIVSKENQAPELVKNLMQRTKTEITNNSEREGIIELLETVLLSKFSQLTRQEIEAMFLVNDIKQTRVYQEAKQEGREVEATNLLLRQLSKRFGKLTDSYIQKISNLKIAQLEDLGEALLDFRDIHDLDEWFKSYT; encoded by the coding sequence ATGCACACAGATACAATATTTTACCAAATCTTTCTCACTTTTCATACTCTTTTATTTGAACTGCTGGGAGAACCACCCGAAAATGCTGAAGGTTACAAATTCACATCTGTAGAAGTGAAGGAAAAAGCCTTTAGATTTGATGGTATATTTATGCCAGATAGTGGAGAAAAACCGATTTACTTTGTGGAGGTGCAATTTCAACCAAAACCAGAATTTTACTGGGAATTTATTACAGAAATCAACATTTACATCAATCAATATAAACCTCAGCAAGATTGGCAAGCGGTAGCTTTGTTTGCTAAACGTAGTTTAGATGTGGAATTATTAACTAATTATCAGCAGGAATTAGTAAATAGTGGTCGCATCAAACGGATTTATTTGGATGAAATACCATCAGGTTCAATTGGGATGGGGTTAATTGAATTAATTGTCAGTAAAGAAAACCAAGCTCCAGAATTAGTTAAGAATTTGATGCAAAGAACGAAAACCGAAATTACCAACAACTCAGAAAGAGAAGGTATTATAGAGTTATTGGAAACTGTGTTGTTGTCGAAGTTTTCGCAATTAACCCGTCAGGAGATAGAAGCGATGTTTTTAGTCAATGATATCAAACAAACAAGGGTATATCAAGAAGCAAAGCAGGAAGGTAGAGAAGTGGAAGCAACAAACTTACTGCTGCGTCAGTTATCTAAGAGGTTTGGAAAATTGACAGATAGTTATATCCAGAAAATCAGTAACCTGAAAATAGCACAATTAGAAGATTTGGGAGAAGCGTTATTAGATTTTCGGGATATCCATGATTTAGATGAATGGTTCAAATCTTATACATAA
- a CDS encoding DUF2887 domain-containing protein, with translation MHTDTIFYQIFLTFHTLLFELLGEPPENAEGYKFTSVEVKEKAFRFDGIFMPDSGEKPIYFVEVQFQPKPEFYWEFITEINIYINQYKPQQDWQAVALFAKRSLDVELLTNYQQELVNSGRIKRIYLDEIPSGSIGMGLIELIVSKENQAPELVKNLMQRTKTEISNDSEREGIIELLETVLLSKFSQLTRQEIEAMFLVNDIKQTRVYQEAKQEEATNLLLRQLSKRFGKLTDSYIQKISNLKIAQLEDLGEALLDFRDIHDLDEWFKSYT, from the coding sequence ATGCACACAGATACAATATTTTACCAAATCTTTCTCACTTTTCATACTCTTTTATTTGAACTACTGGGAGAACCACCCGAAAATGCTGAAGGTTACAAATTCACATCTGTAGAAGTGAAGGAAAAAGCCTTTAGATTTGATGGTATATTTATGCCAGATAGTGGAGAAAAACCGATTTACTTTGTGGAGGTGCAATTTCAACCAAAACCAGAATTTTACTGGGAATTTATTACAGAAATCAACATTTACATCAATCAATATAAACCTCAGCAAGATTGGCAAGCGGTAGCTTTGTTTGCTAAACGTAGTTTAGATGTGGAATTATTAACTAATTATCAGCAGGAATTAGTAAATAGTGGTCGCATCAAACGGATTTATTTGGATGAAATACCATCAGGTTCAATTGGGATGGGGTTAATTGAATTAATTGTCAGTAAAGAAAACCAAGCTCCAGAATTAGTTAAGAATTTGATGCAAAGAACGAAAACCGAAATTAGCAACGACTCAGAAAGAGAAGGTATTATAGAGTTATTGGAAACTGTGTTGTTGTCGAAGTTTTCGCAATTAACCCGTCAGGAGATAGAAGCGATGTTTTTAGTCAATGATATCAAACAAACAAGGGTATATCAAGAAGCAAAGCAGGAAGAAGCAACAAACTTACTGCTGCGTCAGTTATCTAAGAGGTTTGGAAAATTGACAGATAGTTATATCCAGAAAATCAGTAACCTGAAAATAGCACAATTAGAAGATTTGGGAGAAGCGTTATTAGATTTTCGGGATATCCATGATTTAGATGAATGGTTCAAATCTTATACATAA
- a CDS encoding Rpn family recombination-promoting nuclease/putative transposase: protein MHTDTIFYQIFLTFHTLLFELLGEPPENAEGYKFTSVEVKEKAFRFDGIFMPDSGEKPIYFVEVQFQPKPEFYWEFITEINIYLNQYKPQQDWQAVALFAKRSLDVEVLTNYQQELVNSGRIKRIYLDEIPSGSIGMGLIELIVSKENQAPELVKNLMQRTKTEISNDSEREGIIELLETVLLSKFSQLTRQEIEAMFLVNDIKQTRVYQEAKQEGREEGREVEATNLLLRLLSKRFGKLTDSYIQKISTLKIAQLEDLGEALLDFRDINDLDEWLKSQT from the coding sequence ATGCACACAGATACAATATTTTACCAAATCTTTCTCACTTTTCATACTCTTTTATTTGAACTACTGGGAGAACCACCCGAAAATGCTGAAGGTTACAAATTCACATCTGTAGAAGTGAAGGAAAAAGCCTTTAGATTTGATGGTATATTTATGCCAGATAGTGGAGAAAAACCGATTTATTTTGTGGAGGTACAATTTCAACCAAAACCAGAATTTTACTGGGAATTTATTACAGAAATCAACATTTACCTCAATCAATATAAACCTCAGCAAGATTGGCAAGCGGTGGCTTTGTTTGCTAAACGTAGTTTAGATGTGGAAGTATTAACTAATTATCAGCAGGAATTAGTAAATAGTGGTCGTATCAAACGGATTTATTTGGATGAAATACCATCAGGTTCGATTGGGATGGGGTTAATTGAATTAATTGTCAGTAAAGAAAACCAAGCTCCAGAATTAGTTAAGAATTTGATGCAAAGAACGAAAACCGAAATTAGCAACGACTCAGAAAGAGAAGGTATTATAGAGTTATTGGAAACTGTGTTGTTGTCGAAGTTTTCGCAATTAACCCGTCAGGAGATAGAAGCGATGTTTTTAGTCAATGATATCAAACAAACAAGGGTATATCAAGAAGCAAAGCAGGAAGGTAGAGAAGAAGGTAGAGAAGTGGAAGCAACAAACTTACTACTGCGTCTGTTATCTAAGAGGTTTGGAAAATTGACAGATAGTTATATCCAGAAAATTAGTACCCTGAAAATAGCACAATTAGAAGATTTGGGAGAAGCATTATTAGATTTTCGGGATATCAACGATTTAGATGAATGGTTGAAATCCCAAACCTAA